A single region of the Jatrophihabitans sp. GAS493 genome encodes:
- the hutH gene encoding histidine ammonia-lyase, which translates to MTPGKTASVVLTQQALTLDEVVDVARHGAPVQIEHGARVGIRAARHAVETLGAGDTPIYGVSTGFGALASTRISADQREDLQKALVRSHAAGSGPEVEREVVRALMLLRLHTFVTGHTGVTETTVDAYAALLNAGITPVVREYGSLGCSGDLAPLATCALAATGEGEVRDATGALMPAAQALAAAGITPVTLVAKEGLALINGTDGMLGMLCLALIDLARLAKIADISAAMSVEALLGTDRVFAADIQALRPHPGQADSAANLRALLAGSQIMQSHRGEDCSVVQDAYSLRCAPQVAGAFRDTASYARQVAERELASAIDNPAVLSDQRIESNGNFHGAPVGYVLDFLAIAVADLASISERRTDRMLDPARSHGLPAFLAGNPGVDSGLMIAQYTQAALVSELKRLAAPASVDSIPSSAMQEDHVSMGWSAARKLRKGIDALQRVLAIEVLTSTRALELRQPLLPSPASTAVLSALRETVAGIGPDRWLTPEIEAAVAAVESGQILDAAQGAVGPLH; encoded by the coding sequence ATGACCCCCGGTAAGACAGCCAGCGTCGTCCTGACCCAGCAGGCCCTCACCCTCGACGAGGTGGTGGACGTGGCCCGGCACGGCGCGCCGGTGCAGATCGAGCACGGTGCCCGCGTCGGGATCCGGGCCGCCCGGCACGCGGTCGAGACTCTCGGCGCCGGTGACACGCCGATCTACGGTGTCTCCACCGGTTTCGGGGCGCTCGCCTCGACCCGGATCTCAGCTGATCAGCGGGAGGACCTGCAGAAAGCGCTCGTCCGCTCGCATGCCGCCGGCTCTGGCCCCGAGGTCGAGCGGGAGGTCGTTCGCGCCCTCATGCTGCTGCGGCTGCACACCTTCGTCACCGGCCACACCGGCGTGACCGAGACCACCGTCGACGCCTACGCCGCCCTCCTCAACGCCGGAATCACTCCGGTGGTGCGCGAGTACGGCTCGCTGGGCTGCTCCGGTGACCTCGCCCCGCTGGCCACCTGCGCGCTGGCCGCCACCGGCGAGGGCGAGGTGCGCGACGCGACGGGCGCGCTGATGCCGGCCGCCCAGGCGCTGGCCGCCGCCGGGATCACCCCGGTGACGCTGGTGGCCAAGGAGGGTCTGGCCCTGATCAACGGTACCGACGGGATGCTCGGCATGCTCTGCCTGGCCCTTATCGACCTGGCCCGGCTGGCCAAGATCGCCGACATCTCGGCCGCCATGAGTGTCGAGGCGCTGCTCGGCACGGATCGGGTCTTCGCGGCCGACATCCAAGCGCTGCGACCACACCCCGGGCAGGCCGATTCGGCGGCCAACCTCCGCGCCCTGCTCGCGGGTTCGCAGATCATGCAGAGCCACCGCGGCGAGGACTGCAGCGTGGTGCAGGATGCCTACTCGCTGCGCTGCGCCCCCCAGGTGGCCGGCGCCTTCCGCGACACCGCGAGCTACGCCCGGCAGGTGGCCGAGCGGGAACTGGCCAGCGCGATCGACAACCCGGCGGTCCTCTCCGATCAGCGCATCGAGAGCAACGGCAACTTCCACGGCGCGCCGGTCGGATACGTCCTCGACTTCCTGGCCATCGCGGTGGCCGACCTCGCCTCCATCTCCGAACGACGCACCGACCGGATGCTCGACCCGGCGCGCTCCCACGGCCTCCCCGCGTTCCTGGCCGGCAACCCCGGCGTCGACTCCGGGCTGATGATCGCGCAGTACACCCAGGCTGCCCTGGTCAGCGAGCTAAAGCGTTTAGCTGCTCCGGCGAGCGTCGACTCGATCCCCTCCTCGGCGATGCAGGAGGACCACGTCTCGATGGGCTGGTCGGCCGCCCGCAAACTGCGCAAGGGCATCGACGCGCTGCAGCGCGTGCTGGCCATCGAGGTCCTCACCTCGACCCGGGCCCTGGAACTGCGGCAGCCGCTGCTGCCCTCACCCGCTTCGACCGCGGTGCTGAGCGCGCTGCGCGAGACCGTCGCCGGCATCGGCCCGGACCGCTGGCTCACCCCCGAGATCGAGGCCGCGGTGGCCGCCGTGGAGTCCGGCCAGATCCTCGACGCCGCACAGGGAGCCGTCGGGCCACTGCACTAG
- a CDS encoding 4'-phosphopantetheinyl transferase superfamily protein — MSHAPLHLWLLDVATSTEAATTLAGVLDEAEQRRLAAISTAEMADRYLTAHVALRSVLAGYVGVEPQRLVFARDKCPGCGGDHGRPILAGAGPQFSLTHSGDAVLIAVADRPVGVDVERARPGRDRSGVISRLHPMEREMLRSAPTEELFLDCWTRKEAYLKATGIGMAGGLASHYTGMAGAPEEALPSGWSFVNVEVPEGYWASAAIAGAGGTERVLPRSFSLG; from the coding sequence ATGAGTCACGCCCCACTTCATCTCTGGCTTCTCGATGTAGCCACCTCGACCGAGGCCGCAACCACGCTGGCCGGCGTACTCGACGAGGCTGAGCAGCGCCGCCTCGCTGCGATTTCGACGGCTGAGATGGCTGACCGCTATCTCACCGCCCACGTGGCCCTGCGCTCGGTGCTGGCCGGATACGTGGGCGTCGAGCCGCAGCGGCTGGTCTTCGCGCGGGACAAGTGCCCGGGGTGTGGGGGTGACCACGGCCGGCCCATCCTGGCTGGCGCCGGGCCGCAGTTCTCGCTCACCCACTCCGGCGACGCGGTGCTGATCGCCGTGGCCGACCGGCCGGTCGGGGTCGACGTGGAACGCGCCCGGCCGGGGCGCGATCGCAGCGGAGTCATCAGCCGGTTGCATCCGATGGAGCGTGAGATGCTCCGCTCCGCCCCGACCGAGGAGCTGTTCCTGGACTGCTGGACTCGCAAGGAGGCCTACCTGAAGGCCACCGGAATCGGGATGGCCGGTGGGCTGGCCAGTCACTACACCGGGATGGCCGGGGCGCCGGAGGAGGCCCTCCCGTCGGGGTGGAGCTTCGTCAACGTCGAAGTTCCGGAGGGGTATTGGGCCTCGGCGGCCATCGCCGGAGCGGGTGGGACCGAGCGGGTACTGCCACGCTCCTTCTCGCTCGGCTAG
- a CDS encoding group 1 truncated hemoglobin gives MSIYDSIGGAPAVQATVDEFYRRVLADPTLAPIFADSDIQRLKAHQRSFIAAAVGGPEIFAGRDLGAAHAGLEISDADFDAVVAHLVDTLTSLGVSDSAIGEIGAKLLPLRSTIVNAPTVTHLRHVRT, from the coding sequence GTGAGCATCTACGACTCCATCGGTGGCGCCCCCGCGGTGCAGGCCACGGTCGACGAGTTCTACCGGCGGGTGCTGGCAGATCCTACGCTCGCCCCGATCTTCGCGGACTCGGATATACAGCGTTTGAAGGCTCATCAACGCTCCTTCATCGCCGCCGCGGTGGGCGGTCCGGAGATCTTCGCCGGCCGCGACCTCGGCGCCGCCCACGCCGGGCTGGAGATCTCCGACGCCGACTTCGACGCGGTGGTGGCTCATCTGGTCGATACGCTCACCAGCCTCGGCGTCTCGGACTCCGCCATCGGCGAGATCGGCGCCAAGCTACTCCCGCTGCGTTCGACGATCGTCAACGCGCCGACGGTCACTCACCTGCGGCACGTCCGGACCTGA
- a CDS encoding prolyl oligopeptidase family serine peptidase produces the protein MTTTSPYGSWHSPISAADLAAGEHPVDGSAFAGGAGGADVWWSELRSDEGGRYAVRRSGPDGQPIDVLPPPWNARTRVHEYGGAAWAVTADGVLVFAEFSDQRLYRLDPGSNQPRPLTPSSEQAALRYAEVQFDPAGREVRCIRETHRDGQVRRDLVAVPLDGSAATDPDQIRSIVAGSHFLAAARFSPDDSQLAWLAWDHPQMPWDGCELRVGRIDGDGRCTEWTTMLGSRTEAVLQPEWIDEQRLYVISDQTGWWNLYRLTQPAAGAGEAPRLEALCEMAADFGAPLWQFGARWYQALPDGRLLTVRTFGLDTLGILDPQTGELTDLDTGDLTTLRFGQLKGDEVLLRGGGARTPHGLRRYNLSTRQLTDVRLSVDGLPPAEYLPPSSAMTFHAADGREVHAFVYPPSNPDFAAPEGELPPFVALVHGGPTAHVAGMLNLGAAYFTSRGIGVVDVNYGGSSGYGRAYRERLRGQWGIVDVQDVVAAAQGLADAGLADGRRLAIQGGSAGGWTVLSALTQTDAFACGASYFGVAELLQFAEETHDFESRYLDGLIGPLPEARALYESRAPLNNVDGLSCPVLLLQGLDDPVVPPSQAERFRDALVAKGLPHAYLAYEGESHGFRKKETIVHSHEAELSFYGQVMGFVPADVPVLPLS, from the coding sequence ATGACGACGACATCCCCCTATGGCAGCTGGCACTCTCCGATCTCCGCCGCCGACCTGGCCGCCGGTGAACATCCGGTCGACGGCAGCGCCTTCGCGGGCGGGGCGGGCGGCGCCGACGTCTGGTGGTCCGAACTGCGCAGCGACGAGGGCGGTCGCTACGCGGTGCGCCGCAGCGGCCCCGACGGCCAGCCGATCGACGTCCTGCCGCCACCCTGGAACGCCCGCACCCGGGTTCACGAATACGGCGGCGCAGCCTGGGCCGTTACGGCCGACGGCGTGCTCGTCTTCGCCGAGTTCAGCGATCAGCGCCTCTACCGCCTCGATCCGGGCAGCAACCAACCGCGTCCGCTGACCCCGTCCTCGGAGCAGGCGGCACTGCGCTACGCCGAAGTGCAGTTCGACCCGGCCGGTCGGGAGGTGCGCTGCATTCGCGAGACCCACCGCGATGGACAGGTGCGCCGCGACCTCGTCGCCGTGCCCCTCGACGGCAGCGCCGCCACCGATCCGGACCAGATCCGCTCCATCGTCGCCGGCTCGCATTTTCTGGCCGCCGCCCGCTTCTCACCAGATGACAGCCAGCTGGCCTGGCTGGCCTGGGACCACCCGCAGATGCCGTGGGACGGCTGCGAACTCCGCGTCGGGCGAATCGACGGCGACGGCCGCTGCACCGAGTGGACGACGATGCTGGGGTCGCGCACTGAGGCGGTGCTGCAGCCGGAGTGGATCGACGAGCAGCGCCTCTACGTGATCAGCGATCAGACCGGTTGGTGGAATCTCTACCGCCTCACCCAGCCGGCGGCCGGCGCCGGGGAGGCCCCGCGACTCGAGGCGCTCTGCGAGATGGCGGCCGACTTCGGCGCCCCACTCTGGCAGTTCGGTGCCCGCTGGTACCAGGCGCTGCCGGACGGCCGTCTCCTCACCGTCCGCACCTTCGGCCTGGACACACTGGGCATTCTGGACCCGCAGACGGGCGAGCTGACCGATCTCGACACCGGCGATCTCACCACCCTGCGGTTCGGACAGTTGAAGGGTGACGAGGTGCTGCTGCGCGGCGGTGGAGCCCGCACTCCGCACGGCCTGCGTCGGTACAACCTCAGCACCCGGCAGTTGACGGATGTGCGGCTCAGCGTTGACGGGCTGCCGCCCGCCGAATACCTTCCGCCCTCCTCTGCGATGACCTTTCACGCAGCCGACGGCCGTGAGGTGCACGCCTTCGTCTACCCACCGAGCAACCCTGACTTCGCCGCGCCCGAGGGTGAGCTGCCGCCCTTCGTCGCACTCGTGCACGGTGGTCCGACGGCTCATGTGGCCGGCATGTTGAATCTGGGCGCCGCCTACTTCACCAGTCGCGGAATCGGCGTCGTCGACGTCAACTACGGCGGCTCCAGTGGCTACGGGCGGGCCTACCGCGAGCGCCTGCGCGGTCAGTGGGGCATCGTCGACGTCCAGGACGTGGTTGCCGCCGCGCAGGGGCTGGCCGACGCGGGTCTGGCCGATGGCCGTCGGCTGGCCATTCAGGGCGGCTCGGCCGGCGGGTGGACGGTGCTCTCAGCCCTCACCCAGACCGACGCCTTCGCCTGTGGGGCCTCCTACTTCGGCGTCGCCGAGCTACTGCAGTTCGCCGAGGAGACCCATGATTTCGAGTCCCGTTACCTGGACGGGCTCATCGGCCCGCTGCCCGAGGCTCGGGCGCTCTATGAGAGCCGGGCGCCGCTGAACAACGTGGACGGCCTCTCCTGCCCGGTGCTGCTCCTGCAGGGATTGGACGATCCGGTCGTGCCGCCCTCGCAGGCCGAGCGGTTCCGCGATGCGTTGGTGGCCAAGGGCCTGCCGCACGCGTACCTGGCCTACGAGGGCGAGTCGCACGGGTTCCGGAAGAAGGAGACGATCGTTCACTCCCACGAGGCGGAGCTCTCCTTCTACGGGCAGGTGATGGGCTTCGTCCCGGCGGATGTGCCGGTGCTACCCCTCAGCTGA
- a CDS encoding lipase family protein, with protein sequence MYQYRGALEEVINTQTEDATAKAYCASGITTQYRNNYFSEHLTTDNGAIGDVVKFLTDRFNGVSASSSGC encoded by the coding sequence GTGTACCAGTACCGCGGTGCGCTCGAAGAGGTCATCAACACCCAGACCGAGGACGCCACGGCCAAGGCCTACTGTGCCTCGGGTATCACCACGCAGTACCGGAACAACTATTTCAGTGAGCACCTCACCACCGACAACGGCGCCATTGGCGACGTGGTCAAGTTCCTCACTGATCGCTTCAACGGCGTGTCCGCCAGCAGCAGCGGCTGCTAA
- a CDS encoding lipase family protein encodes MRKKLVASIAVIACGIGVTTAIATTGSAASALTGCSASANDIYTAPSSITAANGTLLACRSVTLSQVPNSVPMKAWQVQYASTDVNGARVAVSGTIAVPTAAWTGKGTRPVVAFNPGTLGIGPQCAFSKQLAGAFQDEYEGDNISALLKAGIAVAATDGIGYLNGQVHPYVNGTDAGHALLDVARTAFQVPSAGLVSSTKVGIWGYSEGGQASLWAAQLAASYAPELQVAGDAAGGVPGDLKLTASQLNGGAFFGFLGDAVIGTITAHPSFPVNSLINATGASAIAQLKTTCLLGTLAAVAGQKIESYTTAGLSLTQL; translated from the coding sequence ATGAGAAAGAAGTTAGTTGCGTCGATTGCGGTGATCGCCTGTGGTATCGGCGTCACCACCGCGATCGCTACCACCGGTTCGGCCGCTTCGGCGCTGACCGGATGCTCGGCGTCCGCGAACGACATCTACACAGCGCCGTCGAGCATCACCGCGGCCAACGGAACGCTGTTGGCCTGCCGCTCAGTCACCCTGAGCCAGGTTCCGAACAGCGTCCCGATGAAGGCCTGGCAGGTTCAGTACGCCTCCACCGACGTCAACGGAGCCCGGGTCGCGGTCTCCGGCACCATCGCCGTTCCGACGGCAGCCTGGACCGGAAAGGGCACCCGCCCGGTCGTCGCCTTCAACCCGGGCACGCTCGGCATCGGCCCACAGTGCGCCTTCTCCAAGCAGCTCGCCGGCGCCTTCCAGGACGAGTACGAGGGTGACAACATCAGCGCCCTGCTCAAGGCCGGCATCGCGGTCGCCGCCACCGACGGCATCGGCTACCTCAATGGCCAGGTGCACCCCTACGTCAACGGAACCGACGCCGGACACGCGCTTCTCGACGTCGCCCGCACCGCGTTCCAGGTTCCCTCGGCCGGTCTCGTCTCGAGCACCAAGGTCGGCATCTGGGGTTACTCCGAGGGCGGCCAGGCCTCCCTCTGGGCCGCACAGCTGGCCGCGAGCTACGCACCTGAGCTGCAGGTCGCCGGCGACGCCGCCGGTGGCGTGCCGGGAGATCTCAAGCTCACCGCCTCGCAGCTCAACGGCGGTGCGTTCTTCGGGTTCCTGGGTGACGCCGTCATCGGCACCATCACCGCGCACCCGAGCTTCCCGGTGAACAGTCTCATCAACGCGACCGGGGCAAGTGCCATCGCGCAGCTGAAGACCACCTGCCTGCTCGGTACGCTCGCCGCCGTCGCCGGCCAGAAGATCGAGAGCTACACCACGGCCGGGCTCAGCCTGACCCAGCTCTAA
- a CDS encoding helix-turn-helix domain-containing protein — translation MERTADQSNPVVQLQGGLARRDRWPAPGRCSLDRAIGVVGTRSALLLMREAFYGTTRFDDFARRVGITEAVASARLKELVAAGLLTRVPYREPGQRTRFEYVLTDAGRDLFPVALAMMQWGDKYVAEDGGPIELTHAGCGQPIAVEVRCAAGHQVGISEVSAAARRPGVGSSD, via the coding sequence ATGGAGAGGACCGCCGACCAATCGAATCCGGTCGTGCAGTTGCAGGGTGGGCTGGCCCGTCGGGATCGCTGGCCGGCTCCCGGTCGCTGCTCGCTGGATCGGGCCATCGGTGTCGTCGGCACCCGCTCGGCGCTGCTGCTGATGCGCGAGGCGTTCTACGGCACTACCCGCTTCGACGACTTCGCCCGCCGCGTCGGGATCACCGAAGCGGTCGCCTCCGCCCGCCTCAAGGAGTTGGTCGCGGCCGGCCTGCTGACGCGCGTCCCGTACCGCGAGCCCGGCCAGCGGACCCGGTTCGAGTACGTCCTCACTGACGCCGGGCGCGACCTCTTCCCGGTCGCTCTCGCGATGATGCAGTGGGGGGACAAGTACGTCGCCGAGGATGGCGGTCCGATTGAGCTCACCCACGCCGGGTGCGGCCAACCGATCGCCGTCGAGGTCCGCTGCGCCGCCGGACATCAGGTGGGGATCAGCGAGGTCTCCGCCGCCGCCCGTCGGCCGGGCGTCGGCTCAAGCGATTAG
- a CDS encoding DHA2 family efflux MFS transporter permease subunit: MVNSSQPQPSGTAPGSTPATSRPGLVLAILSVAAFMASLDLFIVNVAFDDIGHDFSSASLSDLSWILNGYAITYAALLVPLGRLADRYGRKAGFLLGVGLFTVASAACAASTGLWLLVFFRVLQAVGAALLTPTSLGLLLSATPAQRRARAVRIWAASGALAAAAGPVVGGLLVSASWRWVFLVNIPIGIVALIATVRYVPDSRDANRGPIPDLAGALLLVIAIGSLALGLVKAPSWGWLSADFITTMVVAALGLALFWYRSLHHRAPVVEPALLKVRAFAWSNVTALLFSIGFAASLLSNILWMQQIWHYSALRTGLAVAPGPLMVPIFAAVGQRLASRVSVGRLAAAGCLLFGVGAVLVLTRVGPTPNYAEEILPGWLVGGIGVGLALPTILSAATIDLPAARAATGSAVVNMSRQVGTVLGVSILVALLGVPHGYLEAHTAFQRVWWAIAISAWVAAVTAFGMTPRGQRVDVETSAPLESEPQHGTSASGVRSAMLR; this comes from the coding sequence ATGGTCAATTCCAGTCAGCCTCAGCCGTCGGGCACCGCGCCCGGCTCCACGCCAGCCACCAGCCGCCCCGGTCTGGTGCTGGCCATCCTGTCGGTGGCCGCGTTCATGGCCAGTCTCGACCTCTTCATCGTCAACGTGGCCTTCGACGACATAGGCCACGACTTCAGCAGCGCCTCGCTCTCGGATCTCAGCTGGATCCTCAACGGCTACGCGATCACCTACGCGGCACTGCTGGTCCCGCTCGGACGGCTGGCCGACCGCTACGGGCGCAAGGCTGGATTCCTGCTCGGCGTCGGGCTCTTCACGGTAGCCAGCGCAGCCTGTGCGGCCAGCACCGGCCTCTGGCTCCTCGTCTTCTTCCGAGTTCTGCAGGCGGTCGGCGCGGCGCTGCTGACACCGACGAGCCTCGGACTGCTACTGAGCGCCACCCCGGCGCAGCGCCGGGCCCGGGCCGTTCGGATCTGGGCCGCGTCCGGCGCGTTGGCCGCCGCCGCCGGCCCGGTCGTCGGCGGGCTGCTGGTCAGCGCATCCTGGCGCTGGGTCTTCCTGGTGAACATCCCGATCGGCATCGTCGCGCTGATCGCCACCGTCCGCTACGTACCCGATTCCCGTGACGCCAATCGCGGCCCGATCCCCGATCTGGCCGGCGCGTTGTTGCTGGTCATCGCCATCGGGTCACTCGCCCTCGGGCTGGTGAAGGCACCGAGTTGGGGTTGGCTCAGCGCCGACTTCATCACCACGATGGTCGTCGCCGCACTCGGCCTCGCCTTGTTCTGGTACCGCTCGCTGCACCACCGCGCTCCGGTGGTCGAGCCCGCCCTCCTGAAGGTCCGCGCCTTCGCCTGGTCGAACGTGACGGCACTGCTGTTCAGCATCGGGTTCGCGGCCAGCCTGCTCAGCAACATCCTGTGGATGCAGCAGATCTGGCACTACTCAGCGCTGCGCACCGGTCTGGCGGTCGCCCCCGGGCCACTGATGGTGCCGATCTTCGCCGCCGTCGGGCAGCGACTGGCCTCCCGGGTCTCGGTTGGCCGGCTGGCCGCCGCCGGCTGCCTGCTCTTCGGCGTGGGCGCGGTGCTGGTGTTGACCCGCGTCGGCCCAACCCCGAACTACGCGGAGGAGATCCTCCCCGGTTGGCTCGTCGGCGGTATCGGGGTCGGGCTGGCCCTTCCCACGATCCTCTCGGCCGCCACCATCGACCTGCCCGCGGCGCGCGCCGCGACCGGCAGCGCGGTCGTCAACATGAGCCGCCAGGTCGGCACTGTGCTCGGCGTGAGCATCCTGGTCGCATTGCTGGGGGTACCGCACGGCTACCTCGAGGCGCACACGGCCTTCCAGCGGGTCTGGTGGGCGATCGCCATCTCGGCCTGGGTCGCCGCCGTCACCGCCTTCGGCATGACGCCGCGCGGGCAGCGGGTCGACGTCGAGACATCAGCGCCGCTGGAGTCCGAGCCTCAGCACGGGACGAGCGCTTCGGGCGTCAGGTCGGCGATGCTGCGGTAA
- a CDS encoding alpha-hydroxy-acid oxidizing protein: MANWSDYQLGIYYNGVQGVQPDLPVSYAELERRAHAALPAAVLGYVAGGAGDENTQRRNVEAFQRWGLMPRMMVGAAERDLSVELFDLQLPSPLYLCPVGVLGVCHPEGDLETARASAATGVPMLASTLSASPLEEVAKATGATPAFFQLYPPNDRELTENLVHRAEVAGYAGIVITVDTWVNGWRPRDLGNAYLPMLRGHCLANYRSDPRFAQIVGQIPESQPHREELAWASIFGKPTLSWDDLPWFRSLTNLPLLLKGICSPLDVTRAKDGGVDGIVCSNHGGRQANGGLPALNCLAGVVAAADGMPVLFDSGVRGGPDIVKALALGATAVGVGRPYVYGLSLAGARGVEHVLRSLLAEADLTMAIDGYRSIADLTPEALVPC; this comes from the coding sequence ATGGCGAACTGGAGCGACTACCAGCTGGGGATCTACTACAACGGCGTGCAGGGCGTGCAGCCTGACCTTCCGGTCAGCTACGCCGAACTGGAGCGGCGAGCTCACGCCGCTCTCCCGGCGGCGGTTCTCGGCTATGTGGCCGGTGGGGCCGGGGATGAGAACACCCAGCGCCGCAATGTCGAGGCGTTCCAGCGTTGGGGGCTGATGCCCCGAATGATGGTGGGTGCGGCTGAGCGGGATCTCTCGGTCGAGCTCTTCGACCTGCAGTTGCCCAGTCCGCTCTATCTCTGCCCGGTCGGCGTCCTCGGCGTCTGTCATCCCGAGGGTGACCTGGAGACCGCCCGGGCCAGCGCCGCCACCGGGGTGCCCATGCTCGCCTCCACCCTCTCGGCCAGCCCGCTGGAGGAGGTCGCCAAGGCGACCGGAGCGACTCCCGCCTTCTTCCAGCTCTACCCGCCGAATGACCGTGAATTGACCGAGAATCTGGTGCATCGGGCCGAGGTTGCAGGGTATGCCGGCATCGTCATCACGGTGGACACCTGGGTCAACGGGTGGCGCCCGCGGGATCTGGGCAACGCCTACCTGCCGATGCTGCGCGGGCACTGCCTGGCCAACTACCGCAGTGACCCACGCTTCGCGCAGATTGTCGGGCAGATCCCCGAGAGCCAGCCGCACCGGGAAGAACTCGCCTGGGCCTCCATCTTCGGGAAACCGACGCTGAGCTGGGACGATCTCCCGTGGTTTCGCTCGCTCACCAATCTCCCTTTACTTCTCAAGGGAATCTGCTCACCGCTGGATGTCACCCGGGCCAAGGACGGCGGCGTCGACGGCATCGTCTGCTCCAACCACGGCGGGCGTCAGGCCAACGGCGGACTGCCGGCGCTGAACTGCCTGGCCGGGGTGGTCGCCGCGGCCGACGGGATGCCGGTGCTCTTCGACTCCGGTGTGCGCGGCGGCCCGGACATCGTGAAGGCCCTGGCCCTCGGCGCCACCGCCGTCGGGGTCGGACGCCCTTATGTTTACGGGCTATCCCTAGCCGGAGCGCGCGGGGTCGAGCACGTCCTGCGCAGCCTGCTGGCCGAGGCCGATCTGACGATGGCCATCGACGGTTACCGCAGCATCGCCGACCTGACGCCCGAAGCGCTCGTCCCGTGCTGA
- a CDS encoding putative zinc-binding metallopeptidase, with translation MRDFLCPNCGNRLAFENSVCLSCGNNVGFDLDTRDFAIVGADGLTTVEPPRRICSNLNLAVCNWLVAADSPTGLCRSCSLTRTRPSDSDLTGLPEFAEAEAAKRRLVLELTELGLPIVDRDTDPEHGLCFDLLSSVHEQVITGHDNGVITLDLAESDDVHREQLRISMDEPYRTLLGHFRHEIGHYYNDVLALEGEPRKQYEALFGDYDLDYQAALDRHYSEGAPEGWTENYISSYATMHPAEDWAETFAHYLHIRDTIDTAAAFGFAPAGATVDKPLAGSSGFDRIIELWLPLSWALNMINRSMGHQDLYPFVLPPAVLEKMRLIHELISA, from the coding sequence ATGCGTGACTTCCTCTGCCCGAACTGCGGCAATCGCCTCGCCTTCGAGAACTCCGTCTGCCTCAGCTGCGGCAACAACGTCGGGTTCGACCTCGACACCCGTGATTTCGCGATCGTCGGTGCCGACGGGCTCACCACCGTCGAGCCGCCCCGGCGGATCTGCTCCAACCTCAATCTCGCCGTCTGCAACTGGCTCGTCGCCGCCGACTCGCCGACCGGTCTCTGCCGCTCCTGCTCGCTGACCCGGACCCGACCGTCGGACAGCGACCTCACCGGCCTGCCCGAGTTCGCCGAGGCCGAGGCGGCGAAGCGCCGACTGGTACTCGAGCTCACCGAACTCGGGCTGCCGATCGTCGACCGTGACACCGACCCGGAACACGGTCTCTGCTTCGACCTCCTCTCCAGCGTTCACGAGCAGGTGATCACCGGGCACGACAACGGCGTCATCACCCTCGATCTGGCCGAGAGTGACGACGTCCACCGCGAGCAGCTGCGCATCTCGATGGATGAGCCGTACCGGACGCTGCTCGGGCACTTCCGCCACGAGATCGGCCACTACTACAACGACGTCCTGGCTCTGGAGGGTGAGCCGCGCAAGCAGTACGAGGCGCTCTTCGGTGACTACGACCTCGACTACCAGGCCGCGTTGGATCGGCACTACTCCGAGGGCGCACCCGAGGGCTGGACGGAGAACTACATCTCCTCCTACGCCACCATGCACCCGGCCGAGGACTGGGCCGAGACGTTCGCCCACTACCTGCACATCCGCGACACCATCGACACCGCGGCCGCCTTCGGCTTCGCCCCGGCCGGCGCGACCGTGGACAAGCCGCTAGCCGGCAGCAGCGGTTTCGACCGGATCATCGAGCTCTGGCTCCCGCTGTCCTGGGCGCTCAACATGATCAATCGATCCATGGGTCATCAGGACCTGTACCCGTTCGTCCTGCCCCCCGCCGTGCTGGAGAAGATGCGCCTCATTCACGAGCTCATCAGCGCATAA